The sequence CAACCCAATGAAATTTGGAAAATCAATCTCAGCTTCCAAAACCGGTTAATCGTACAATTCCTTCTAATTATCATTGTTCATCATTATCATAAGCAATACAAAATAACCCCGACTAAGGTAAAAGTAAGGACTACGGCAGTGTCgttgaaaacatttaaaatacacCTATGATTATGAATACAAGTAATAAAGCTATCCGTTTAAATACTATCATAAATGATAACAATATAGACTCATATCACAATGTTATGACTACAACAGTTATCTTCACATAATCTATATGTCCATCTTGTTATAATTGTAATACAACCATCACTTGAAGACTCAAACCAACAAACAGTGCCACTACGGAATATTAATTATATCTGTAATATATATCCCTAACAATATGATTTTAGCAAAAGtacaatttttcaaacattgtcaATCATCAGCGTTACCGAATTGTACACCTTTATTTTTCGCTCTACAGCATCGATGGCGATGATTATCTTCCATTTTTGAAAGAGCGACGGTGTTCGTTTGTGCCTATTTGGTCGTCCTCGATCACACCTATTAATAATCTGCGTTATTTGTGTCGACATTTGTTGATTGAGATTGAGGCATTTTTTACGATTAAAATTTTACAGTTGACTTATGGAAACTGAACGATAATACCTAGACCATAGTGAACAAGTTATGAAGGATACTAGTAGATGAGAGTTGTTTTCTTAAAGTTGCTAAACTCTACTACTGAAGAATTAATTGCGGCTATACTAACACATGTAATGGGATACTGTTGTTTAACACTTGTCGCCAATTTGATGGCAACTTGACGTAGTTTGTTGTTAGTCGTCGACGTTCATCGATCTATATCGGGTGCGAACGATCTTCATCGGCGAGTGGAGTAAAAAGTTATCCGCTTTTCTTTATTGCAGGAGAGGGTGTTAAAGATAACTAGAGACAATGTTTAGACAATGTTATTACATGCGTGTATCAACTGTATCAAATGTAAAAACACGCTGCAAGAATTAGTTCTGACACAAAGAATATTACGAACATGTTTTGATTCTAATAAATGAATCCAAAGAATTTTTGAATACCGCTTGTTACCTTAGTCAACTTGGACTAAAGAGCAAATTAATAAGATAATCGTTTTATAGATATTTTGATTTACTTGActgtcatatcattttcaactttgttacaaacattgtaaattcattggTTTTGATTGGCAAATGGTTCATTCACAAGAACTGGCTGAGCGAAACAAAAGTGCTTGTAATTGCACTGTTAAACTATGAATTAAGCTGAAAACACGAAATAGACGAAGGGCATATGAAATTACCCTGAAAGATTAAGAACTTTTGAACACATTATAACCCTAACGTATTTATCAGATTTGTCAGTTTTCTCATACACTTTTGTTTAGATGAGTTGATGTAAAACCTTTATGGGTTTTAATGAAACAAAagataacaaaatgaaatggtGAGAACATAATTGCTCGATCGCAAAATGTTGTAAAGAGTCGCTGTTATGCCAATGGCTACATTCAGTATTCAAACTTAAATGTCAAACATATTTGTCCTAATGTCTTGATGGAAAACTTCACTTTTCTATTATCAGCTTATAATAAAGACGGCTTTGAAAGAACCAACGTCAATTTTGTTCaatgaaaatcacatttttcattACTTTAAATCTGagttatttcatcaaattagTCCATAATTTTCTCTCAAGTTCACCTGGCTTTTCTTCTGTGACGAAATTCAATGAAATCGGTCTGACACAAATTAATAATGTCAAAGTATCAATTTCACAGTACGATAAATCCTAAAATGCTTTAAGATCTGGGACTGGCCTTTAAGATTATGTGATTCAAATAATTGACAACTTTTGAAAAAGTATCTCTTATACTAAGTGCATGCTATATGCGTTTCACGACTTCATTCggacattttgtttaattttctcaAGCAGGGTTCTTACGACCGTCAGAGTGGAAACCATTACCGGGATCTTCTTCTCCGGCTTTGATTGTGTTTATGCCACTCTCACCCTGATGTGTAACATAGCTCTCTGGGTCTTTCTCTCTCACAGGAGTAACGTGTTCACTGCTGTCTTCAAACCGAGAGTGTCGGGCTTTCTCTTCGACCACTTTTTGCACGCTCTTCACAGAATTCTTGGCTTTGATCTGATCGCTCCGGCGTCCGCAGCTGAGGATGTTGGCGAACTCTCGGCGAAAGTTGCTGCCAAAGATGGCGTAGATGAATGGGTTGATCCAGCTGTTTGCCAGGGCGATGGTGACTGTGACCATCTGCATGATTCGGTGTTGAGCCTCGGGCACCAGGTCGGGCATGTAATATAAGAGAATGCGCCTTACTCGAAGTGGGCCCCATCCTATTGCGAATATCACCACTACAATGATAAGCATCTTTATCGCTCTTCTTTTTCGCTTTCGAGAATTGTCATTTGGAGAGTTTCCAAAGTACAGAACGTTAATCATTTTGGCGTATAGAATGGATATCACAACGAGAGGGATGAAGTACACGAGAAAAAAGTCAGTGAGAGCGACTATTTTCACTTCGTTCTCCGACTCGATGAAGTCACACCTCAGCAAAGTAACGTTCTGTCCATTGACTTCGAATGTCTTCGGGATGACACCATGGGTCGCTATTTGGTTGCAGGAGTAGACGAAAGAGGCGAGCCAAGTCAACAGGATCATCATCCTAGCTTGCTTGATGGAAATCTGCCGCTTCATCGGGGTGACAATGGCACGGTAGCGGTCGATGGCGATGCTGAGGAGCGAGAATATAGTCGAATTAAGGCTGGACCATGATACGGTCATCACAGAGTCGCAGAGGAACTCATTGCTGAGTCCGTCAATCCCGAAAATGCTGAGGACCCTGATTGGGACGAACAAGACTCCCACGCAGATATCTGAGACGGACACCGATGCAATGAAATGGTTTGTGACCGAGTTGGCCAGATGCTTTCGGCGGTAAATGGCGGCGATGACCAGCAAGTTACCAACAACAATTAGGAAACTGTTCCCTAAACTGATACCAGCCAGTAACCAACGAAATACACTGTTGTCCGGTCCTCCAACTTTGCCGCCAACGTCGCGAAAAGTGTCGTTTTGAGCCATGACTGGCAATCTTAAGTTTGCTGTGATAGTATGCTCGACGATTTGATGTCAAAAACCGTGCTTCCAATATTTATACTCTGGCCTCTTATATTGATGGACAAGTGGACGATATTAATCGTGACTTTATCttgaataatttacatattttgacatAAAGGCATGTCAAATTAATTGAGCGAAGACCCTGTTTGACTATCCAGCTTCTCTTAGACTATTTGATTAAAAAGCTTTTTACTTTTAGAAAAGGGGCGCCGATAGATAGACACAGCAACTTACAAAAGCGAATTGCTTACATAATACCGCTTCTCAAAAGCGGTGGCTTCAGTCACAAAGTCCCTTCAATATTTCAAGAGTGTGTTTATTGGATACGATTTTACAAAATCGATCCTCCCTCAAATTTAGTGGGAAACCGAAACAAATTGCGACGTAATAATTGCTAATGAAAAGTATAGTATCCAAGAAAACATGAAAGTTTATATAGGCTTTAAAAAGTTGGGATTTTTTAGGCAAGCCGTCTGAAAGAGTCGAGTGACTCCAAATTGAAACGtctgttttgataaaataaagtaCCTATAGTAAGCAACCCCCAACTACAAACGTTTCAAAGTCGAGGAATTTTCCAAATTCTGCCAAATTTGCCAACATAGAATAAT comes from Ptychodera flava strain L36383 chromosome 8, AS_Pfla_20210202, whole genome shotgun sequence and encodes:
- the LOC139139517 gene encoding galanin receptor 2a-like; this translates as MAQNDTFRDVGGKVGGPDNSVFRWLLAGISLGNSFLIVVGNLLVIAAIYRRKHLANSVTNHFIASVSVSDICVGVLFVPIRVLSIFGIDGLSNEFLCDSVMTVSWSSLNSTIFSLLSIAIDRYRAIVTPMKRQISIKQARMMILLTWLASFVYSCNQIATHGVIPKTFEVNGQNVTLLRCDFIESENEVKIVALTDFFLVYFIPLVVISILYAKMINVLYFGNSPNDNSRKRKRRAIKMLIIVVVIFAIGWGPLRVRRILLYYMPDLVPEAQHRIMQMVTVTIALANSWINPFIYAIFGSNFRREFANILSCGRRSDQIKAKNSVKSVQKVVEEKARHSRFEDSSEHVTPVREKDPESYVTHQGESGINTIKAGEEDPGNGFHSDGRKNPA